CGATTAATTGATGCTCCACATTGGTGGCACCCGGCGCTACTGCTCCACTCGACAAGTCTACATAACTCACCATGTATCCGATATCCGCTGCCGGAGCATTCGTCGTTGAATTAGCCGGCATATGGTAAGCCAGGAGCAAGTAACGCTCACTGCCTTTTGCAATACCTGAGCAAATGCCCTCAGCCGTATAGGTTGACCCAACGACCAGCTCACAAGGTTTATCTAAGTGCCCGCTAACGAAGAGCGTTGCCTTCAGGCCCTCTAGGTTCGGCCAATTACACGAAGTGATTGCCTCGTGAAATGGGAACTCAAACGATACCGATGAAACTTCTTGCTCTGCGGCACAGCCTGAGAGCATCACGGTCAAAAGTGCGATTTGAATCTTGCGCATACCTGTTTGCTCCTAGCGTCAGTTAACACCGGTTGGATTGGGTGCCGACGTAATTACCAGATTAATCGTGGCCCCTGTTTCGACAGCCTCGCCGCCACCAGCTGTAAGAAAATAAGTGGCCAACCCGCCACCAGCTACCAAAGCTGTGGTAGCCGCCCAAAACCAGGGTGAGCAATAAAATGGTGCATTCGCCATTTCACAGGAGCCTGTGCCTTGGTCCACCACCGGCGTGGTCAGTGCTTTTTGAGCATCCGACATAGGAGGCTGCACTGTAGGAACAGAAGCAGGAGCTGTATCGTGTTCGACCTTGGGCGCATCGGGAAGCTGCGAGCCGTCACCCGTATAGAAATTGACCGGTGATGAATCTGGAACTTGCTGACAAGTGGAAGCCTCAGCGGACCGATTCAATAGAACTGGTGCATCGGTGGAGCCATATCGAGCGGGCCCGTTTCCGTTCTCATCAAAGGCTTCAATGAAATACTCAATGCTGCCTTTTTTGAGGAATCGTGCGGGAATGACCGCTACGAAATTGTTGTTATCGCCTTGTCTTTTGAAGGGACGGTTTTGCCACTTACCCTTACCTTTGCGAAACACCACTTTAGGGTCGAAAATCGGCGATTCATCATAAAAGCGAGCCACTACTTCATAGGCAACGCCTTTTTGAAAAGTCTCACAAGGTTCGTGAACAATTTGCGGTGGAGCCTCATCAGCGAGCGCCACTCCACTACTCAGAATCAACAACATTCCAAGAGCCGTTTGAATGATAGAAGTTCTATTCACAGTATTTTAAACTCGTCTTTCCAATGTCAATCACATCGCCGTCTCTAAGCTCGTGACGCTCTATCTGCTTCCCGTTTACCCGAGTACCGGTTTTACTGCGTAAATCCATCACCACGCAAAGGTTGCTCTCTCTCACAATTTTCGCATGAACCCGAGAAACCGCAACCTCGTCTATTATCAAATCCACTGAATTCAGCCGCCCGATTAAAACTTCATCGACAATGAGAGGAAAAACAACGTCCTCAGCCTGTGCAGAATTGATCACCAGTCGGTTAGCCATAACTTCTTCCACTGCCTTAGGGCACCCTAAATAAACTCGTTAAGGAGAAATAAATCGCAGAGTAATGCGCTGGTGCAAACCCTTTTTAGGGTTTAGTAGCTCAAAAACTGCTCGCTTGGTGGGTTCTTGGTAGTCCAGTGGCGTCCGCCCCAAGCCAATACCCTGTGCTCCGCGTACAATCGCCCACGGCTCTGAATTCACCGAATAAGAAATCTCACCATCGTTGACTCGGTAGCGCATCGTCACCTTAAATGGATTCGATTGAGGGTCATCACCACTGCCGAAGGTAAGCGTTCCCTTCATATTCTTCAATTTGAATGTTTGGCCGACTTTCCGACCATTAAGCTGGATAGGTACGGGCGGTATCGTGGAAATCTGTAGATTCCCAAAGCCTGGCATAGCCTTAAGCTTAGGCTTTGGTCGAGGTTTTGGAGTGCGGTCAGCCTTCACTTGCGGTTCTCTCGCAGCGACAACAGGCTTTTTATTCTCTGCTACAGGTGCGGCTTTAGCTTGAGCGACAGGTTTTGGCGTCTCAACTCTTGCAGGCTTAGCGACGGGCTCAGGCGTGGGTGTAACCGCTTCCGCAGGAGGTTCTACCACAGGCGCGATGGTCAATTTGGGCAACGGAGCCTCTTGCTGACTGGAATTCATAACCATCCAAGCAAGAGCGGCAAGAACAATTAGAAGACAAAAACCAATCAGCATATTTCCCGGCTTGGAAGATTGCGACAACTGATGTTCGTACTCAGTGGCGTCCCCTGCTCGACCGGCTTTATTGCCGCCCGAGTTCTCCATAATTGTTTTCTCTGCTTCCGAGCGGAACATCGGTTCGGTTAAAATACCGGTATCCTCAAGCCCCACCACATCACTGGCAGCGGCAACTTTCTTTAAAAGCAAATGAG
This window of the Deltaproteobacteria bacterium genome carries:
- a CDS encoding FHA domain-containing protein, whose amino-acid sequence is MANRLVINSAQAEDVVFPLIVDEVLIGRLNSVDLIIDEVAVSRVHAKIVRESNLCVVMDLRSKTGTRVNGKQIERHELRDGDVIDIGKTSLKYCE